From the genome of Carassius auratus strain Wakin chromosome 29, ASM336829v1, whole genome shotgun sequence:
TGAACATCGACAGTGAGCACACATTTTCATGAGTCGAAAACAGTAAAGCAAACACGAAAGCCTTTCTACCTTAAGTATTATCTTAGTGACACAGTAACGCAGTAGATGTAAAGCATTGTGAGTGTGAGTCATATAGTACCAGCATGCACTGCGAGAGTCTCTGAAAGCACAGGGGTGGGATCACCTGATAGCACTGAGAAATCGAATCACTTTagcgaatcggttcgttcgcACTGTTCACTTGAATGAACCGGTTCAAAAACCAATTCACTGATTTCCATCAATCATCGCTCATGTTAAACATTTCGTTAAATACTTATGTTTATATTTCCAGTGCACAGATGACACCAAATTTATTCACAGCAACTTTCACCCAGACTTTCAGACAGCCCCAAGTTTTTATTTGACAGCACATCTTTACatctttttttaatctgttgTGTTCCGCGTAAGAAATGTACACAGGTTTGGAGCTATACAAGATAAATAATCATACAATTTTCACATTTAAGAGAACCGTCCGCTCAAAATGCTAAGCGAATCGGTTCAGTTGAATCGCGAAAAAGAAGAACCGAGTGGTAAGAACGCTTGATTCGCGAATCGAACATCCCCACTGGAGGCGTAACCGTGCAGAACCTGAGCTTAAATCCTTACCCTGCGTTACTTTATCGCATTCACTGAATCTTCTCCGTCTCAGAGCAGCACCAGCAAGCGTATATAGCAATGGCCAATTACATTCACGTCCCAGAAGGCGCGCCTTTGGTTCCTAAATTAGACGTGACTCTAGACGAGCACGATTACAGAGCCGGAGCGCTGAAACTCATCAAAACGTTGAGACCTCACTGGAAACCTTCGGAGGTCAAAATGAAGGTAATTCTCGTGTCTCATTTTTTTTGCCTACGATTCAGGTGCTCGCACGCTGGCTCTAACCGATGCACAAAGTCTGCATTCACCGACAGCAGCCAATTTGACGCCTTATATAATGCATAAAAGCGAAGTTAAGCGTGTTTCGCCTTCAAATCCTGAGCTGCGTCACCAGATGGACCCGTCGGCACCATGGCGCTTAGCAGAGACACGGCTGCCAATGCGAGCTGTCAAAGCGCTTATGTTGTAACACTCTCATTCATAAAAGTATATTGCTCTTCGCTTCAATATATTTAATGCACCATTACGAGAAAATTAAAGCAACAGTATGAATGTAAAGTGAAACTGCAATGGGAAGAACGTGGGTGGTTGGATCTTTGGATGTTgtgtattgacttttttttatagcTTATTTATTCCCTTAAACGAATTAACTTTAGTGTCTGTATTTATGTTACTACTATTGAAAAAATTACTTTAAGTATTCCAATAATGAGTGGTTACTTTTTTACAATTCGTAATTAGTACTTATTTTTGAGATACTTGTACTAATTACATGAATCCTAATAATGACTAGTAATTGTTATGGTTAACAAATTGCAATTTTTGGCTTTAAATTCTATACTGTAAAAAGTGGTAACCTTTAACACGTACCTTAAAGAGGTATTACTACCtgattaaaactgtaaaacttaGTTTTGTTggtttaaattatgtatttaggttgattcagcgattactaaataatatttaaaacggGTTAATTTAAAGGTTACTATTTTGCTCAGTGTATGGAGAACTATTCAGTTTCAGCTAGTATTACAATAGTTGCTGGTGTCTATTATAGTTGTACTAGTCACAAGGTGTAGGTACATTGTTACTAAGGTGTAAGTAATTGAAACTAGTTAATAGTAGGGAGGCAtgataccatttttttttcagaaccagTCTGATCCCAAAAATGTTGAGTATCGGCTGATACCGATTctagcactttaaaaaaaaacaatgtagaaTATCTATGTTTCTGTGTGTTGACCTTATCACTGATTTTTGTGTTAAATGCAGTCTACTTAATATAGACAACTTAATTAtacagaaaaataacaaatgaaaaaatatatagctaTAATCTatgaaaatactattataaactaggcaaatggataattcagcagcaaaggTTACTCTAGAAAAATGGTCAGTGCCAATACTTTTATAAAATCTAATCATTTAgtgaaaaaaatgttatatattgctctttgtattgttgtaaaatacattcatttaaatttcagtttCTGTGCATGTGAAGAACAATTCATTGTGCTCACTACTCTGGTTTTGTGATCTAACAGACACCCTGTAGAAAGTAACATGATTTAGAAACCACACTAAACTCCAGCAAAATAAAGTCCTTTCATGCAAAACCATTGAtcttttatctacagatcaagtaTAATAATAGGAACATTGAATAATCTTGGAGAGAGTTTCATTGTGGTTAACACCTGACACACAGTTTGAATACTGACTGAAAGATGACAGACAACTGCAGTGGAGAGACAAGTTTATGCAAACTTGAATTTAACATTAAACAACGGAACAGCTTCAGAAGAATTGGAATATAGTGCATGGAAACTTTATGGTGCTTCATAATGTTTTTATGCCTTTCATGGGGCTTAACGATAACAGAATACTATACACACAATTGGTTTGGATCGGTCTCCTCTTACCGATACCCGATCCGGCAGAAAATGGCAGTATCGGAGCCGATACCTACCGATACATAGTATCGGATCGGCACATTACTAGTTAATGgtgtatataaaaatttaattagaaCTTATCGGATATTAGATCCAATTTATGAGACCTGAAGGCACTGGAAAAGGtatataagactttttttttttttaacttttcaatTACCGTTCACTGATGCTTTGTtgaattatataatgttatataattatataatgtagaTGTCATTTACTGTTCTGACAGATGTACAGGAAAGATGAATGAAGTATAAGGACATTTTCTACCTGCGTTAGTGCCTTATGGTCATACAGCATTCCTCATTTTTAAAATGGCTCAAAGTCAATATTTGTGTAGGATAGTCAGTGTCAAGGCATTAGTTTGCTATCCAGTCAAATTACTATAACACTATAGGTGTGTGCTTTCAGCTGACATGGAAAGACGTCTGTGACGGTGACATTACACTGCTCTGTTCACCCCAGAGCACTCTGCATTCATTAGGACTGGGACAATAAATCGATGCAGTGAGATTTTCAGAATGCATCGCAATTCCTCTGGAATCGATTCTGAGTTtagattttaacagcagatggcgctctaaTCTACTCTCAAATACTCATGAAGAGGAGTGCTGATGAGCGCTTGTGCATTCGGCTGAGTCATGTAACGTTAATTTAAACTCAGCTCAGAATGCTTTTTTGAcgcaagattaatgtaaacacagcccACTCTGAACACCCTTGTAATTCGCTTCAACCTTTTCAAATTGTATGAATTATTTTGGGTTCAAGTGTGTGTAAGAATTTGGAAACGAgcagtagggctgtgcgatatggggaaaatatctaattgtgtttttttttttttgacagatattgCGATTGCGATTTGATTTGCGATTTTACATTTGCAAAGCCAAGCTTGAAACCGGCTGGTTAGTAAGACTGTCACTGAAGACTGACAGTCATGCATATGCTCAGGAACAGAGTAATATCGCGTCTACATCGCAGGCTTTTACGATTAGGAAATCACAACAACTCAAATAGCGATTTCGTTTCGATTttaattaattgcacagccctaacgaGCAGAGTACGGCTTTTTCTAAAGCATGCAGTGtcatctgctgttcaaaactaagcTCAGGATCAACTCAAGAAAGAATGGCTATGCATTCGGAAAATCTCAGAAATGATGCTTAATAATCTCTCGATTCGTGATTCATCGATTTTGTTTTCTCAGCCCTAGCATTCATAGATGATTAAAACTGAGATGGGCGGAATCGAGAACAGTGGAGTACATCTATACACAAAGCCAAAATCTTCTTTAATGATTGAACAAGGCATCTCACAGAAAAGCCTTTTCCAAGAACAAACATATTTCACATGACTACTCATTCTCCAAGAAGTTTTCAGCCTTTCCAGGCAAGCAGAATTTCAAGTAGTTTCTTAGAAACGTGGTGTGTACGAAGTCAGTTTCACTGATTACAGAACCGACATGTATTGACTATTGACTACGGCATTAACAATGTTTATTGTGATGGTTCAGGTTTCCGTTGCCTTGGTGTTGTTTAGTAATGTGAAGATAGCAATCTTTTCTTTAGCTGGGCACCAGGGGAGACACCTTGAATCAAGTTTTTCAAGTGCTACTACAGGCATTGAATCGAATGCTCCCTGCATTTGGGATTGCGAAAGGCCGAATGGACATTTCCATGAAGTCATTGGTAAATTATTGATGATTTTACCACAGAAGTTCACAgctaaagagatttttaaggatATCTGAAAAACATTGGAACTCACGGACAAAACATATACAGAAACCTGATatgttcttcaaaacatcttccttGGTGTTGGACAGATTAAAAAGAAAGTCGTACACACTTTGGAGTGACATTACAGAATAAaggattacagaattttcattctgggCATTTTAAAACCATATAAGAACTCACTTCCCCATTACAGTGTAAACCCAAACATCCGAAGCCTCCATCCGGATAAAAAGTCATCAGTCTGTAATTATATATTAGTAAACTGAAGACTGTTTAGCCTAAGGTGTGGAACAGTGTTTCCTTGTATAAATAGAGTTGGTAGGGGTGTGTCACGTCGCTTGCATGTGGGAGGGAAACCAGATATGTATTGGGTTGTTTTCATCAACTTTGAAACAAAATTGAGTGCTCAGCACATGCCAGACCACTCTGACACTGGCAGAAATCAAATTCCAGACGTTTCCCCCACTGCCCGTCAATCCCAAATAGTACAGATGATTGTGGCCTGGAATGCTTGGCGTCCCAAACACGCTCCTTTTTTTACATTAGTGGACAATGTTAATTTGTTCAGCTCTGTCACCCTGAATAACCCCACTTTTGATTCAGAATAAACTAAAAGTAATTTAGTTGTTTTGCCACACTAAGTTTGGTGATCAGTcgttttttttatacatgtaaatatgaAGTTTCTCTTCAACTTATGTAGTGGAAAAAGGAACTGGAGGCATGTGATGCTGATCTTAACAATTCGTTTTTTAATGAACATCACTAAAGGTTAACCTCAAGCCATCTGAGCGAGCTGAAAGCGATGACCTCTCCACttgttttcttcctctttctgCAGTCTTTCACCGACGGTATCACAAACAAGCTGATTGGCTGTTACGTCGGCGGGTCCATGCAGGACGTGGTCCTGGTTCGGGTCTACGGGAAcaagacagaactgtttgtggaCCGTGAGAACGAAGTGAAGAGCTTCCGTGTCCTGCAGGCGCACCGATGTGCTCCACGCCTCTACTGCACCTTCAACAACGGCCTGTGCTATGAGTTCCTGCAGGGAGTGGCCCTGGAGCCCGAGCACATCCGTAGCCCTGCCATGTTCAGGTGAGAAATTGTGTGTTCTAATGGGATGATCATCCAATCATCCTTTATAATACTGAGCTAATTGATTCAGGATGACGTGACGGGGTGGAGATACCGGGGTTGATCTTCCAACTAGCCAGACACTTGTCACACAACCCCAAACTTTACCCAGTAATGCCTTAAGACATGAATGACGCACTACGCTTTCTCTCTCGCACTCTGACCCAGGCCTCCAGCCAATACTTGTCGGGTCTCAGACAGCTGTGAAAGAACAAGGCTACTGTGTTAGCAAGCAGTGACTAAAGAGTTGGCATTTAAATGCACTACTGCTCAGAAGTTTGCAGGAaaattttttatacttttcttcAGCAATGCTGCATTAAAGCAAAATTGATAGCAAAGAGATTTAGAAAgctacaaagttttttttatttcaaataaatgtaattctttAGGACTTTCCAGTGGTTtttcacattgataataataagaaatgtttctttagcaccaaatcagcatattaaataaaaaagtaaattaaatttatgcatttagcagatgcttttatccaagtgCATGGATAaaagtgcattcaagctatcaatttttacctatcatgtgttctcgGGGAATAGAACCCCCAaacttgcgcttgataacgcaatgctctatttaacattaaacaacaggaacactataataataataaaatataataatattaggatgatttctgaaagatcatgtctcactgatgactggagtaatggtctTAGAGATTCaatttacagtacagtacataaaaaaaaagtttataatagATAAcaatttgcaataatatttcacaatataatacttatttttgatcagataattgCAGctatggtgagcataagagttttttaaaagtctttaaaaaatcccaaacttttgaacggtttgtaagtatataatatactgtagagCCACTCTAAaaaacctaaacctaaacctgaaaataagacatttttatttgtttacaggcACATTGCGAGGCAGATGGCAAAGTACCATGCCATACATGCCCACAATGGCTGGGTGCCCcaatcagacctctggctgaaGATGAGCAAGTTCTTTTCCCTTGTTCCTACACACTTTGAAGACCCTGAGATGGACCAGAGGTGAGCTTTAATTTTAAGCTTTAATTTTAAGGATTGCATTGTgttttgacatgttttttttagcaaagcAGAATATGTAGAGTAACACACCCTTCGAGTATAATGTCTCTTGGCGATATTAAAGCTGTCAGTACAGGGAGGTTTTTGCAGATGCAACTAAATTTGTACATTGTCTGAAGGGAGTATGACTGGTTTTACATGCAAAACTGAGACATGGAGAATGTTGCTATGTGGATTGTTAGAGCGTCTGCCCTAGTCAAGTTTGAGTAAAAGTAATAGTTCAGGTATGTTTGAATTCaggtatgtttattttaatgttttatttttaattattttaaaacaactgcTGGAAACAAATCAAACACCCATAAGTGTCTGTGCAGTTAGTTTGCTGTTTTTAAGATGTTTATCTTATTGAGTGAAGCAGGTTTGTGTACAGTGTGCCTTATTTGAATCACACTGGAACAGAAGAGCGCGTTTGTGTTTTCTGAATGCATGTATGTGTCGTCTGTTTCCAGGCTGAACAGTGAGGTGCCCAGCACCGCGTGTCTTAGAGACGAGATGATCTGGCTTCAGCAGAACCTTTCTAAACTGGGTTCCCCAGTCGTTCTGTGTCACAACGATCTGCTCTGTAAGAACATCATCTACAAACAACAGGAAGGTGAGTACAACAAACCCCACCGGTTTCCTTCAGCCACAGCGTATGTTTTCCCAACCCCCCCCTGCCTAAGGTAGGCTTAAATTTAGTGTTTTCACCTCTGAAATATAGCATGGATGCCCTTTCCTAAAGGGTAGTACAATTAAATGATCATCCGATTTTAATCAAGGCAATCAGGAGAATCCACTGGtttccataaaatgtgttttctgttcttGAAATCAAaagcaaatgtgtgtttgtgtttgctttgGGGAATGTTGTTGAATGCTGTGATGCTGTTTACTATCTTCATGATGTACAGACTGGCGACCATCTGCCGCTACCTGGCCCACAGGATGGAGAGTGAATGCCAGTGTGACATTCCTGTTATGCACAATGTTTTCAGTTCGTTTCTCTCtgcaaatatatttatgaaatgagGAAGTTTTTCTATAAAACACAGTATCAGACTTTCATAAATATGCCCAGCTCAGGCCAAGGCACTTCAGCTTTATTTATACAATGACAAGAAAATATAAGGAAGGAAATTCAAAGCCTAATTTGAATAAAAGCAAGTAATTTGATCATTTTGAAGTTTCagtaatacagtatttatttattatatgtgaaTTAGACTAggaaaataaaagcaatttttcTTTAGTTTGAGTGGACTTTTTGTCATGTTCTCAGGTGCCAAACCTAAAATAAAGTacaatatcttaattatatttataaataatataatgaataattaattatatatttattatattacatatttagatatatagatatttttcatatattatactgtagttgttatttaaaaatgtatataatatataaacattattaattaaaattcactcaaaatcatcagcataacaggAATGACCCACTTTGAAGAGTAAAAGCATGAGAAAATGTTTGCTCTGCCACAGCAGTAGTGTGAGAATGTAGTTCCTgtctctcacttttttttttttttttttttttttaagtggctgCAACCGTCAAACTGATTACCAACAGCACGTATCGGTTGCCCTAAAGGTATCACTTGCCCCTAAAAACTGTTCTTTAAGCAGTAAATAATTGACAACAAGCGATTAAAGATTGGAAATCTGCTCCGAGAACAGGGTTTGGAGGCAGCTGCGACCTTGGGCACTTTAACTTTGAGAGAGGAAGGAGGCtctgttttgagaaaaaaagccaAGCCACTTCCTCCAACTCGCTTTTAACACACAAACCAAGGGGTGGGAGGAAGTTTTCACAgtaaaatgtttaagtttttgACATTCCTGCTCACTCAGCCCCCTCCCCTTCCCGGTGAGACCTATAGAAGCCAAGAACAGGAGTGTTATGCAATAGGCCAGCCTTCCGAGCTCgtacctgtttttgtttttcttgcctTCCGTTGACACTTAGGGAGTCAGATAAGTCTGAGAGTCCCACAGGCTCGACCTGCACAGGAAGCCACTGTGGCATTTGCATAGAGCCAGTAACTTGGGTCCTCACTGGCTGGCTAATGGACCAATGGGGATGCTGTGTGGTGGGGGTGTGCGTTTATGAGATGAGCCGTGTTTGTTCTTAACGGGGGAGGCGCCCAATGGCCTCTCTGCAGTGAAGCTGTGTGTGTTCTGTGACAGATGTGAGTTTGCCCAAATCTCTTCATCTGCTGCACAGGGCTATAGCCACTGACTGGAGGTGTTCAGTGTGTCCCGCTAGGACGCCACCGGGTCCGGTAACCACCTCACGTGTCTCTTTCTGTAGACCAACACTTCTGTCCAATGTCAATCAAACTTTTTTCTAGACACCAGGAGCTCTAGAGCACTGGGAATGCAAGGCAACGTAAAGTCAAACACACATTAGGTGCAATAATGTGCATTTAACAAACTAGGCAGTGATTTGtcatatattatactgtatttgtatacatatatatatacatacacacgcaTTACACATATGTAGAGTAAGTGGAGTAAGGCTTTGTTTTCAACACTGTCTACATCACCTGACTGATCAAGTCACTGCTTGCTAGATCACTGCTATACAGACTATGTGCCATTAGATGGCAACATTGCCCATTTTCTCTCCTTTACCTCCTCTGTCCTTCCAACCCTGTGGTTTTACAGTACAGCCATGTCTGCATTTTGTAAAGCTGTCAACTCTTATCTAACCTGATTTGTTTATCCATTTCTGCtctattcacttttattttactctctttttacttttactgtttCCTGAAGACTGTTTATGCGAGGTGCTCTTTCTGTCACCAGTAACGAGATTTCCTGGAAAACTTGGAATAACTTTGCACACtcattaataatttgtatttaagaaGGAATCatggtttttttttcagtttaaatattaaaaaaataataataataatacgcatTTTCCTTTAAACTAAAAAATCAAAGAACGTTGCAAGTTTTCCACTTTTCTTCTCAGCAGACTCATGTAAATGGTGATTCATCAATtagataaacttttatttttttttaattgataacataagccattttattttgaaaagatgaTCATAATTTGTATATCATTATAAAAACTTTAAACgtgttgtttttaattgcttgTGTTGAAATGTTGCACTTTTCAGAATAAAGAATCAATTTCATTTACCCCATACACTTAAAAACTAAcacattattgaattattaaaatcatgAAATGATGATCATGATTTTGATGATCATGTTTAGTTATGATGGAAATGATACCTGATGTGGTAAGATGGGTATAGTGAACATCAAAATTATAATGGAGAATGTTGCATCATGATCTGAAAGTAGGTTTTTTTTGACATCATTAACAAAATAGTCAGTATTTGAGAATTTTAATCCAGAAACGGTATCTTTTCAACAGTTCAAGTTAATTGAGCGCAATGTTGTGtccacacacaaaaaatcattacCATCACACACAAAATCAATAACCTATCATATGAggatgtgaaaaatattttacatgaaatGAAACCGTGTGATAAAGTTTCATTTTTCAAAGTTACCCTAATTGAAGAATCACC
Proteins encoded in this window:
- the LOC113048031 gene encoding ethanolamine kinase 1-like isoform X2; the protein is MANYIHVPEGAPLVPKLDVTLDEHDYRAGALKLIKTLRPHWKPSEVKMKSFTDGITNKLIGCYVGGSMQDVVLVRVYGNKTELFVDRENEVKSFRVLQAHRCAPRLYCTFNNGLCYEFLQGVALEPEHIRSPAMFRHIARQMAKYHAIHAHNGWVPQSDLWLKMSKFFSLVPTHFEDPEMDQRLNSEVPSTACLRDEMIWLQQNLSKLGSPVVLCHNDLLCKNIIYKQQEDVSLPKSLHLLHRAIATDWRCSVCPARTPPGPEMSNSLTTNMLGTIIKPMILAITSMNLQV
- the LOC113048031 gene encoding ethanolamine kinase 1-like isoform X1 — encoded protein: MANYIHVPEGAPLVPKLDVTLDEHDYRAGALKLIKTLRPHWKPSEVKMKSFTDGITNKLIGCYVGGSMQDVVLVRVYGNKTELFVDRENEVKSFRVLQAHRCAPRLYCTFNNGLCYEFLQGVALEPEHIRSPAMFRHIARQMAKYHAIHAHNGWVPQSDLWLKMSKFFSLVPTHFEDPEMDQRLNSEVPSTACLRDEMIWLQQNLSKLGSPVVLCHNDLLCKNIIYKQQEGNVKFIDYEYAGYNYQAYDIGNHFNEFAGLNEVDYTLYPGRELQLQWLQAYLEAYKEYKSQGTQVSNTEVEVLYVQVNRFALASHFFWGLWALIQAQYSTIDFDFLGYAVLRFNQYFKMKPEVMSLLLPE